In the genome of Arachis stenosperma cultivar V10309 chromosome 6, arast.V10309.gnm1.PFL2, whole genome shotgun sequence, the window AAACATAAGAAACACTAAACTGGAGAGATGCCAAAAGAAGATGCTGATGTCGCTACCTAATTGCTGTCAGAAGTTAAGTCCATGATCTCTATATCCATCTCAGGATCTTCATCGTCTGAAATAACGATGACTTCTGATGTACTCTGGGGACTACCATCATTGTTGTCGCCTGTAGAAGCTATACCACTAAAAGAAATCTACTCAACTTCTGAGGGCTGACTAAAAGCTGCAGCAGAAGTCCTGATAGGCTCTATGGTGAAAGGGTTAGAGGAGCGAGTAGAAAGAGACTCTATTGACATATCAAATTCTACTGGAGAAAACTCAGGGATATAGTCATCGATGACAGGGCTAGGCTTGAGCACTGCCTGACCATCCTGCTGTGCTGGAATAGGACCTCTATGCACATGATCAAAAGGATAATGAATAGAATCGGGATGTAACTAAGATAGCAGAAAAGTATACGGTGCATCAGGATCAAAGAGGGATGAAGCTAGCGAGTAATGAAATGGATGATCTCTAACTGCATACTTACGGACTCAAAAATCCGTAGGCATCACATGGAAGCTGTGAAGGACAGGATCCTCGTACACGAAAAGCTGTTTGAGCTCATAGAAAATGACACTCATCTCTATCTGGAGGGGATAGAAAGAtagggggtaagaactggggagttcttaatAGGGTCGGGGTGAAACAAGTTAagttactatatatatatatatatatatatatatatatatatatatatatatcggtTACGTGTCCCAGATCAATCAGACCACAACAAAAGAATATAGAGCAAACAACAATCAAGAGTAAAAAACATATAACATATAACCACAAGAACGAATTCAAGACACACAAGAAATATGCgcaaacaagtatgatgcatgtctaaccctagtgcaggtaatgagctcatctgtcggtttttGACCCGCGCCCGACATTACATCCTTACGGACATTGTCTCTCATTGCCATCGCTTCGAGGTATAGTGCTCGGTACACTATTGGGTTATAGCACCCGCATGCTCTTGGGCTATAGTGCCCGTACTGCTCCAAAGATTAAAGTGACGAGTCACACTCTTGAGCTATAGCCCTATATTGCTCTTTGGCAATCCGCCTGATAAATTGATGACAAAAAGAGTCATTGGTGTAGCACTTCAAACCTCAACATCTCATCACATAATTAAATACCTTTCAAGATATAATAATTCTTTATTCATAATACCACAATTTCTCTAAAATAATAAACTGAAACAGAGCGGGTAATGAGATTTAACTTTAGTATCATTTTTTCTAAATATCTCAGAATTCtataaatactttttaaaaatatgcaTAAACATGCCACGGGAATAAGATAGATAAATATGCTTAAACTTTGGAAATTAGCATGTTCTACAAGTTACTTTAATTAAATTGACGTATTTTAAATTACTCTAAATAACTTTGAACTTCTATAAAAGAGACTCAATCTTCACTGTTtactttataaattatttaaaatattttataaattttgaaacacTCAAAACTTCATTAAAATAAGTAAATTGGACACAGTTTTTCTGttttcaaataaaatctttttcgttcaattaaaatcatatttctCCCAAAACCATCTTCCACTTTAAACCCTTTATTTCAAACccaatatttttcttcaaaaactaaatttaattaatttcaataaattcatatgtttataaataaatattttattcattgAATGTTTTTCAAAAGTCAAGCCTCTGCTCCTTTTTACTCGAATTCTCTGTTCAAAATACTcatttagttataattaattccaaatcaaaattTGACCATCAGAACTCAGTTACATACTATTTTATAATTCAGATTCCAGCCAATTATTCAACAAAAACTTCTCAGTGCCTTATTCCTCAATATGGTCGAAACACAACAATAAATCCAGTAgcaattcaattaaaatttcaaCAGCCAACAATCACAGATTTGAGCAACAGACAAATAACAATCCCACCTCATATATCAattcattcataattttaactaattaaataGTCAAACCCTACCTTTGTGAAGCGTATAAAATACACAAGATATTGGAGGAGGTTTCTAATCGGTCAAACGGAGCGAAAAGGTTGAAAACTCAGTGGTTCTTCCCCTCCTTTGGTTTGGCCAAACTGGTTCCTGGCAGGGACAGCTCCACTTCGCGATTTTACCGAACAAAACACACATCACTGCGTAGAGGATGAAGATACTATCACTTCTATCGGATCAGAATTTTTATGAGGATCACGAATCTCAAGGAATCAAGTTCGGAAAGTCCGAAAATCAACAAAATCTTCCATTTTTCCCATGCATGGCTTCGTCTATTTtgtgaagagaaagaaaaattgTGTTTTTTATATCATGTGATTAGTGACTAAGTATCACTTAATCAAAGGAGAGGAGGCATGCGTTGCAACACGTGACGTATTAAGTACTGTGTGTCGCGATTTTGAATCATTGAGtcaacaaaattaatttttaaatattttaaaagataattacaGTAATTGAGTatggtaaaaatttaaataattattttaagtaataatatttaattaaaacaaaaattaaataaattattaatataaataacactaataaaattaaactttttgaaTCTTCTGAacttaatataaaataatcgtcttttattaaataaaattaaataataacataattttaatattatattattatttattttatttaaagattgCAGAAAAGCTTATCATAAATATTCGGCAAATAAAACATAATACTCACATTCTAacggaaaaaataaaaacaggaTGTTACCGCTTTCATTTTGTTTTGTATATAAACGAATGGCGTAGAATCCTGCGGTGGgttttaaatttcttttcaaaaatacaaaGTGTTGTGTGTGAACACTGCGAATTGTTTTCTATGGTCGTTTGTCATCATAGAGAGTTGACTTTAAAATCCTCTATAATATCACGTAAACCGCGTTCAGGTTCAGGTTTTCCCGTGTAATCCAAGTTTGAATTTGTAGCTCGtctaaaataagaaaaattaagtGGCTTTAAGGGTATTATTGGTTGAGCTCACAATTATGAGagcaaattttaatttttttttaatgcattcaatgtataaaaatttaataaaatttatatttaatttattatttttattcaagaagaATATTAAAGAACTAATACTTTTAGTgaaaaaaataggaaaattGGCAACTGTTGATTGAAATAtaagacaaaaataaagaaaaaatattgatCACCAAAAATTTTTAGTACTTAATGTAACAAGGTGtacaatattaaatttatattttatcatattatctttaaatacaacaacaaagatTTATCCTTCTAAAGAGCATCAACTACATATATCAAATAATGTCATTGCATTCTAGTTATCATTATCGTATGTAGCTTTAAGATCATTCACTAAAAGAAATTGCTTGACTACCTCATGGTGAGTCCttttcactacaagaaaacagTTCTATTGCTACGCTTTTAAAACGTGACAAAAAGCTgaaaaaagcgtggcgatagctTTTCGCCATATTTTTTAAGCTACGGCCACGTTTTTGAAAGGGTGACTTCTGAAAGGGTGGCGGTTTCATTATCACCATGTTTTTGGTGACCTATCGCCACACTTTTTTCCGCCACGCTTTTTATAGATTGCcacttttaaaagcgtggccgtaTGTGAGAGGTATGACCACGCTTTTAAACATGACCATATGTGAGATACGGCTACGCTTGCAAAGCGTGCCAATAGAGAGAGAtgtggccacgcttttaaatcGTGGCAATAGCGagatatggccacgcttttaaagcgtagtAATAGCGAGAtacggccacgcttttaaagcgtggcgatagcctaattaagtttttaaaaaaatcattattttGACTTTACCTTCATCGCTGCACTATAAATTTTTAGTCCTTTTTTATTACCAAACCTATAAATATAGTATGCAATTTTTATTACAAGAAAAATCAAATAGTAATTAGTGTCATATATAATTTTTGCTATAGttattttatacattaaaaaactaatactcaaatacaaaataaatcttgaATTCAAATTCGAAAACTAAAAActgaagaaaaatacaaaaacaataCCACTTAAACCCTAAGTCCTTTGTTGTTCCTCCTTTCTCTAGCCGTGTCAAACTTCTTTCCCTTGGATCGTACATAAGGCTTGGGGATTTTACAAGCCTTGTGTTGTTGAACTGGAAGTCATAGAAGGCCTTCCCCCTTTGCATAAACAATACAGAGCATCTaatgcagaaaataaaaaagaacaatAAGCTCATACAACAATCAAAATATGCAATTCAGAAATAGCAAAATTAACAAGGGAACACAAAACATGTTTAGAAATTTTCTTAACTGGCAACTAAAATTCACTCTCTCAACTAGAATTACATAGCATTTCTTTGATTATCATAGTAGAAATCCACCTCACATGAACTTAAAGCTAATTAAATACCACGTTCAATTAATTTTGAATTCTGCATCTTTAATCCAAGTTTTGGAAGAAATGGTGAATCACTTCATTTAGAATTTGGAATAAAATGAAATAGTTTGGAGGAATTTTTTTCACTAAATTTATGTTAATTAAATGAAACATCGAAGAAGTGGTATGAAAGGCAAAGGTTTACCTGTCGTAAAGGCCAGCTCCAGCATAACCTTCTAGGTCTTCACCATTGGAATCAGATCGAAAAATAATTGACCATCTAATAAACAGGCCAATAGGTTTGCTAGGATATTCGAAGATCTAGAGAAGCCCAAAACCATCagcaaaataacaaaaaattcatgCAACAGATGTAATACTGGTACAGGTAATTTCCCATGTTTACTCTGATTTTCTTTTACTTGATTCATACAATAATGTGATTGTGTTGGTGCTAGGTTATTTCCCCATATGCAACATGTTCAAAATGATCTATGTAGTCAATAATGGGAAATGCTTGATTGTAGTAGTTGTCGTTGTGACATAATCTTAAAAAAGAATGATAACTAAGGATACGGATTTTTCCGAAAAAGAGGGGTCATTAAAAAATTACTTGAGGGGAGTTCAAATCATGTTTTTTGCTTATAAAACTCAAAGCACGTCTAGGATAAGCTCCGATGAGTGTTTCTCCGAGCCCCTTTACCACCTATGTCAAAAAATTTTGACACTTAATGTCTTGCTGCTTTTGTCCTTTCAATTCTTTCTTCAAATAAATTCGTATCTCAAAGTGTGTGGAGGCATACGCTTAAAAAcataaaatcaattaattatacCTCAACATATATTTCTGATGCGTCTCCAGAAGACGGATTGGTTGTGTGGATGACAAAAGCATAGTCCGTATTTATCACTTCCTGTACAAGGACAGCCATGGAAAGACACTCGTGGTCGagttttacttttcttgttctGAAGTATGATCTTTCGTTCCACTTTGAGCCCCAGACCTTtttggagaaacaagaaaaaaaatcacaGAGGAGCATTACAAAGATAATTtttcctaaaattttaaatcaagtTGAACAAATCATCTTCAATTATAGTCGACATTTGTTTGATCATACATTGCCAAAACATTCAACTGCAACAATTTGGGAAAATTTAAGTAATtcaatgaggaaagagaaaaatcaaCAGAGCAGATTGCTCGTAAAATTGTACTAGGGCTGAGTTGAGCCTAACCAACCTAAAAGCAAACTCTAAGGAAGGGTTGGCAAATACTTAAGTCTATCTTGTCCTTATCTCTAGGCAAGGTGGGACTAATGACTTGGAGCATGAAATTTAATTGACTAGACATATAAAGGGTAGACCAATAAGgcaataacaaaaattaaacatacTTTGATACCATATTACGGAATATACTTAACCCCAAAAGCTACCTATAGGGGAAAGTTACACATGACTTATAAAAGCTACCTATTACaatgatatttaattatatattaacatATCAGCGAAAGTATGTGATATAATCGATTATATAGTAAAATCTTCTTATAACgaaaatgtattaaaattattcTCTTATTTGTAGTTACTAAAGCTAAATATTTTTACAGTTACGAAATGTATACTAAGCATTGACTATTAACTGATATATTGTAAGAAATATTGATAGAAACTACGTTGTGAGTACAGTCTTAACCGATGAAATTCTCACTGTCAATTTAAAAGATGTCACAATTAAGGAATAAATAACTGGGAGTAGAATTTCTAGGTCGTTTCCCAAAGAGTTGACATAACAGTGTAAATTATTGATCAGGATTTTTATGAGAAATTTGTGAGGGTTGAACATggaaaattaaataactaaaaattaaagcAGTGAATGATAACAAGATGTGTTGTGTATTTAAAATAAGAAAGCATTGgctaggagaagattaattggagTTTCTATCCTTGTTGGTTTTCCCAAGTAACATAGTAAAAGTTATTGCCTCCAATTAATTATCCTCTTGCAGTTGCAAAGGAAGGTCAATTGGGTACACTAACTCTGACTCACAAGTCCTAGCCCCTTCCTAGGGAAGGACTAGAGTTAGTGAAAATAGAGTTAGGCAACAATTTCAAAGTTCAAATTAACACTTGAGTTTTCCAACTTAAGGGGTTCCAATTAATCAACTCCCAAACCAAGTTGAGAGCTCTACTCCATTAACATGAATGTCATTTTCACAAACATGAGAAAGGAGTAGATCGGagacataataattaaaattaaattaataaaagcaAAATTGGAATTGATAATTGATTAAACAAAATCAAACAGGCAACGGAATTAAACATGAAAATGGTTCATTATATCAATAcatttaaaattaagaaaattcaAACATGAATTCAAGTAACTAAATGGAAAAATAAAGGAGTAGAGTAACAGAAAAGCAAACTATAATGATGGAGGCTTCAACCGAAGGTAGTAGCAACTCTCTCAAGATCCAATCCAAGCAAAACTAAGAAAAAGCTAAGAACCCTATGAGAGCTAGTGTTTTCTCTAGaattcaaaactaaaactaaaaactaagtGAGAATGAGAAGTGTCTAAGTTTCAGCTACAACCCTGGCTCTAATCTGGACTTTCGGCCCTGAATCTAGGTTAAAAagggcccagaaatcgcccccggTGATTTCTGATATGCAGCAGGTGACGGCTATCATGCGTACGCATTgtccacgtgtacgcgtcgatGCGCATTTTCctaatcacgcgtacgcgtgcttcacgcgtgcgcgtcgctgctCGCCCATGAAATCTTTAATTCCTTGtgttctggtgcacgaaattgtgatcaatacttttcaaaacataaacaatccctagtaatggctccaaagacttggtgctcaataccatggcataaacacaacttcgcacaactaaccagcaagtgcactgggtcgtccaagtaataaaccttacgcgagtaagggtcgatcccacggagattggtggtatgaagcaagctatggtcatcttgtaaatctcagtcaggcagactcgaatgggtatagtgataaacgaaaaaagcataaagatagagatagagatacttatgtatatcattggtgtaagagcttcagacaagcgtatgaagatgccttcccttccgtctctctgctttcctactgccttcatccaatccttcttactcctttccatggcaagctcgtgtagggtttcactgttgtcagcagctacctcccatcctctcagtgaaaatacgtccctgatgctctgtcacagcataggctaatcatctgtcggttctcgttcaggccggaataatatccattgatacttttgcgtctgtcactaacgccctagcctgctaggagtttgaagcacgtcacagtcattcaatcattgaatcctactcagaataccacagacaaggtgagaccttccggattctcttgaatgcggccatcagttcttgcctataccacgaagactctgatctcacggaatggctggctcgtttgtcaggcgagcactcggttgtcaggcgatcaaccatgcatcgtgcaatcagaaatccaagagatattcactaagcctcgcatgcttgtagaacaagaatggttgtcagtcaccttgttcataggtgagaatggtgatgatccgtgacaatcatcaccttcattaagttgaagaacaagtgatatcttggaacaagaacaagtggaattgaatggaagaacaatagtaattgcattaatactggaggtacagtagagctccacaccttaatctatggtgtgtagaaactccaccgttgaaaatacataagaacaaggtctaggcatggccgaatggccagcctcccaaagagggttcaatcatcaaaacatgatctcccaatttaaatacaatagtaaaaggtcctacttatagaaaactagtagcctaaggtatacagagatgagtaaatgacataaaaatccacttccgggcccacttggtgtgtgcttgggctgagcaaatgaagcattttcgtgtagagactcctcttggagttaaacgccagcttttatgccagtttgggcgtttaactcccatttgggtgccagttccggcgtttaacgctggaatttcttgaggtgactttgaacgccggtttgggccatcaaatcttgggcaaagtatggactatcatatattgctggaaagcccaggatgtctactttccaacgccgttgagagcgcgccaattgggcttctgtagctccagaaaatccacttcaagtgcagggaggtcagaatccaacagcatctgcagtccttttgagtctctggatcagatttttgctcagatccctcaatttcagccagaaaatacctgaaatcacagaaaaacacacaaactcatagtaaagtccagaaaagtgaattttaattaaaaactaataaaaatatacttaaaactaactaaaagatactaaaaacatactaaaaacaatgccaaaaagagtataaattatccgctcatcacaacaccaaacttaaattgttgcttgtccccaagcaactgaaaatcaaataagataaaaagaagagaatatgcaatgaactccaaaaacatctatgaagatcagtattaattagatgagcggggctttcagctttttgcctctgaatagtcttggcatctcactttatcctttggaattcagaatgattggcttctttaggaactcagaatccagatagtgttattgattctcctagttaagtatgatgattcttgaacacagctactttatgagtcttggccgtggcccaaagcactctgtcttccagtatcaccaccggatacatacatgccacagacacataattgggtgaaccttttcagattgtgactcagctttgctagagtccccaattagaggtgtccagggttcttaagcacactcttatttgccttggatcacaactcttattcttttctttttcttcctttttctcttttttttttctttttttttcggtttttttttcgcttgctttctttctttttttttttgtattcactgctttttcttgcttcaagaatcatttttatgatttttcagatcctcagtaatatgtctcctttttcatcattctttcaagagccaacattcatgaaccacaaattcaaaagacatatgcactgtttaagcatacattcagagaacaaaagtgttgccaccacatc includes:
- the LOC130936324 gene encoding alpha-glucan water dikinase, chloroplastic-like isoform X1 — encoded protein: MLLCDFFSCFSKKVWGSKWNERSYFRTRKVKLDHECLSMAVLVQEVINTDYAFVIHTTNPSSGDASEIYVEVVKGLGETLIGAYPRRALSFISKKHDLNSPQIFEYPSKPIGLFIRWSIIFRSDSNGEDLEGYAGAGLYDRCSVLFMQRGKAFYDFQFNNTRLVKSPSLMYDPRERSLTRLEKGGTTKDLGFKWYCFCIFLQFLVFEFEFKIYFVFEY
- the LOC130936324 gene encoding alpha-glucan water dikinase 1, chloroplastic-like isoform X2 yields the protein MLLCDFFSCFSKKVWGSKWNERSYFRTRKVKLDHECLSMAVLVQEVINTDYAFVIHTTNPSSGDASEIYVEIFEYPSKPIGLFIRWSIIFRSDSNGEDLEGYAGAGLYDRCSVLFMQRGKAFYDFQFNNTRLVKSPSLMYDPRERSLTRLEKGGTTKDLGFKWYCFCIFLQFLVFEFEFKIYFVFEY
- the LOC130936324 gene encoding alpha-glucan water dikinase, chloroplastic-like isoform X3 produces the protein MAVLVQEVINTDYAFVIHTTNPSSGDASEIYVEVVKGLGETLIGAYPRRALSFISKKHDLNSPQIFEYPSKPIGLFIRWSIIFRSDSNGEDLEGYAGAGLYDRCSVLFMQRGKAFYDFQFNNTRLVKSPSLMYDPRERSLTRLEKGGTTKDLGFKWYCFCIFLQFLVFEFEFKIYFVFEY
- the LOC130936324 gene encoding alpha-glucan water dikinase, chloroplastic-like isoform X4, which gives rise to MAVLVQEVINTDYAFVIHTTNPSSGDASEIYVEIFEYPSKPIGLFIRWSIIFRSDSNGEDLEGYAGAGLYDRCSVLFMQRGKAFYDFQFNNTRLVKSPSLMYDPRERSLTRLEKGGTTKDLGFKWYCFCIFLQFLVFEFEFKIYFVFEY